From Oryza sativa Japonica Group chromosome 4, ASM3414082v1, one genomic window encodes:
- the LOC4336655 gene encoding mechanosensitive ion channel protein 6 isoform X1, translated as MDPRGKGSITSHASDKSSRSGSFDFEHDQDPDRDRRHDDAHRREVVVKIEPEAHVPVDLHAGGSHAANAPGAGGVAVGGVVPGSGSVSSASSSPGGGGNGESFSFKNRPPQSPASPAMSVGGEGSDDPPTRLIGSFLRKQAAAGGELALDPDLEMEEMRRPPRAPTSMNASRELRVSFQDPHKRFSPSTSSASTSSYAGDSRNQACSTAEAAEVIRCTSMSTGNNLLARSKTRSRLMDPPPPTISHPTEAERNDRKSFVGKGPPKSGQLRSGLIGKSGLIGLSGPIGKPGAFDDDDDDPFVDEGLAADLKRDTVDCLLILEWVGLIVIMGALVCSLSIRSLANKKLSGLHLWKWELLVFVLICGRLVSGWVIRICVFFVERNFLLRKKVLYFVYGVRRAVRNVLWLGLALISWHLLFDKDAKRDSHTLVLPYVTKVLCCLLVATVIRLVKTLLLKVLASSFHVSTYFDRIQDALFNQYVIETLSGPPLVDESRMLAEVQRLQSAGINIPSELEATAMPSKPPMPAKSGRLTVNPSKRGGAGGGANKQLQKQKSDRHCDDGITIDQLHRLSQKNISAWSMKRLMKIVRYGALTTMDEQIKHATGEDELATQIHSEYEAKVAAKRIFHNVAKPHSKHIYLSDLMRFMRQEEALKAMDLFEGAQEHNRVSKRSLKNWVVSAFRERKALALTLNDTKTAVNKLHQMANVVVVVIVIALWLSILGIATSRFFVFISSQLLVAVFMFGNTLKTIFEAIVFLFVMHPFDVGDRCEVDGMQVVVEEMNIMTTIFLRYDNLKVYYPNSQLAIQPIMNYYRSPDMGDAVDFSVHVATPVEKLALMKERLMHYLDNKKEHWYPGSMVVLRDVDDTNKLKVSIWCRHTINFQDMGMRFERRELLLQEMIKILKDLDIEYRMLPLDINVRNAPMIQSLRMPSTWITY; from the exons ATGGATCCGCGGGGGAAGGGCAGCATCACGTCGCATGCGTCGGACAAGTCGTCGCGGTCGGGCTCGTTCGACTTCGAGCACGACCAGGACCCGGACCGCGaccgccgccacgacgacgccCACCGCCGCGAGGTCGTCGTCAAGATCGAGCCCGAGGCCCACGTGCCGGTGGACCTCCACGCCGGCGGCAGCCACGCCGCCAACGCGCCGGGCGCTGGCGGCGTGGCGGTGGGGGGCGTGGTCCCGGGGTCCGGGTCGGTGTCGAGCGCGTCGTCCTCGCCAGGCGGTGGGGGCAACGGCGAGTCGTTCAGCTTCAAGAACCGGCCGCCGCAGTCGCCCGCGTCTCCGGCGATGAGCGTCGGCGGGGAGGGCAGCGACGACCCGCCCACGCGTCTCATTGGCAGCTTCTTGCGCaagcaggcggcggccggcggcgagctggcgctcgacCCTGACCTGGAGATGGAGGAGATGAggaggccgccgcgcgcgcccacgTCCATGAACGCCTCCAGGGAGCTCCGCGTCTCGTTCCAAGACCCGCACAAGCGGTTCTCCccgtcgacgtcgtcggcctccacctcctcctacGCCGGCGACAGCAGGAACCAGGCTTGCAGCACAGCGGAGGCGGCCGAGGTGATCCGCTGCACGTCGATGTCCACCGGAAACAACCTGTTGGCGCGGAGCAAGACGCGTTCCCGGCTAATGgatcccccgccgccgacgatcaGTCACCCCACCGAGGCGGAGCGCAACGACCGCAAGTCGTTCGTCGGCAAGGGGCCGCCCAAGTCAGGGCAGCTCCGGTCGGGCCTCATCGGCAAGTCGGGGCTCATCGGCTTGTCAGGCCCCATCGGGAAGCCCGGCGccttcgacgacgacgacgacgacccgttCGTGGACGAgggcctcgccgccgacctcaAGCGCGACACGGTCGACTGCCTCCTCATCCTGGAATGGGTCGGCCTCATCGTCATCATGGGCGCGCTCGTCTGCAGCCTCAGCATTCGCAGCCTCGCCAACAAGAAGCTCTCGGGTCTCCACCTCTGGAAGTGGGAGCTCCTGGTGTTCGTCCTCATCTGCGGCCGCCTCGTCTCCGGCTGGGTGATCCGCATCTGCGTCTTCTTCGTGGAGCGCAACTTCCTGCTGCGGAAGAAGGTGCTCTACTTCGTCTACGGCgtgcgccgcgccgtgcgcAACGTGCTCTGGCTCGGCCTCGCGCTCATCTCGTGGCACCTCCTCTTCGATAAGGACGCCAAGCGTGATTCCCACACGCTGGTGCTCCCTTACGTCACCAAGGTGCTCTGCTgcctcctcgtcgccaccgtGATCCGCCTCGTCAAGACGCTGCTGCTCAAGGtgctcgcctcctccttccaCGTCTCCACCTACTTCGACCGGATCCAGGACGCACTCTTCAACCAGTACGTCATCGAGACGCTCTCCGGCCCGCCGCTGGTCGACGAGAGCCGCATGCTCGCCGAGGTGCAGAGGCTGCAGAGCGCCGGGATCAACATCCCCAGCGAGCTCGAAGCAACGGCCATGCCGAGCAAGCCGCCCATGCCGGCCAAGAGCGGGCGCCTCACGGTGAACCCGTCGAagcgaggaggagcaggaggtgGGGCCAACAAGCAGCTGCAGAAGCAGAAATCCGACCGCCATTGCGACGACGGGATCACGATCGACCAGCTTCACAGGCTTAGCCAGAAGAACATCTCAGCTTGGAGCATGAAGAGGTTGATGAAGATTGTTCGTTACGGGGCGCTGACCACCATGGACGAGCAGATCAAGCATGCAACCGGAGAGGACGAGCTGGCCACGCAGATACACAGCGAGTACGAGGCCAAGGTTGCTGCCAAGAGGATTTTCCACAATGTCGCCAAGCCTCACTCCAA GCACATATACTTGTCGGATTTGATGCGTTTCATGAGGCAGGAGGAAGCTCTGAAAGCAATGGATCTTTTTGAAGGCGCACAGGAGCACAACAGGGTCAGCAAGAGGTCACTCAAGAACTGGGTG GTAAGCGCGTTCAGAGAGCGCAAAGCTCTTGCTCTAACGCTCAACGACACAAAAACTGCAGTGAACAAGCTCCACCAGATGGCCAATGTTGTTGTTGTGGTTATTGTGATTGCACTATGGCTTTCCATTCTAGGGATCGCGACGTCACGCTTCTTCGTCTTCATCAGCTCGCAGCTTCTTGTTGCGGTTTTCATGTTTGGCAACACTCTGAAGACCATCTTTGAGGCGATTGTGTTCTTGTTTGTGATGCATCCTTTTGATGTTGGCGATCGTTGTGAAGTTGATGGGATGCAG GTAGTCGTCGAGGAAATGAACATCATGACGACAATCTTCCTCCGATACGACAACCTGAAGGTCTATTATCCGAACAGCCAGCTCGCCATCCAACCAATCATGAATTACTACAGGAGTCCTGATATGGGAGATGCAGTCGATTTCTCTGTTCATGTCGCTACGCCTGTGGAGAAACTGGCCCTGATGAAGGAAAGACTAATGCA TTACCTTGACAACAAGAAAGAACATTGGTACCCTGGATCCATGGTTGTTCTCCGTGACGTGGATGACACAAACAAGCTAAAGGTATCCATATGGTGCCGTCACACGATCAACTTCCAAGACATGGGGATGAGATTCGAGAGGAGGGAGCTATTGCTCCAAGAAATGATCAAGATCTTGAAAGATCTAGACATCGAATACCGGATGTTGCCACTCGACATCAACGTTCGGAATGCGCCAATGATCCAGTCTTTGAGGATGCCATCAACATGGATAACGTATTAA
- the LOC4336655 gene encoding mechanosensitive ion channel protein 5 isoform X2, with amino-acid sequence MDPRGKGSITSHASDKSSRSGSFDFEHDQDPDRDRRHDDAHRREVVVKIEPEAHVPVDLHAGGSHAANAPGAGGVAVGGVVPGSGSVSSASSSPGGGGNGESFSFKNRPPQSPASPAMSVGGEGSDDPPTRLIGSFLRKQAAAGGELALDPDLEMEEMRRPPRAPTSMNASRELRVSFQDPHKRFSPSTSSASTSSYAGDSRNQACSTAEAAEVIRCTSMSTGNNLLARSKTRSRLMDPPPPTISHPTEAERNDRKSFVGKGPPKSGQLRSGLIGKSGLIGLSGPIGKPGAFDDDDDDPFVDEGLAADLKRDTVDCLLILEWVGLIVIMGALVCSLSIRSLANKKLSGLHLWKWELLVFVLICGRLVSGWVIRICVFFVERNFLLRKKVLYFVYGVRRAVRNVLWLGLALISWHLLFDKDAKRDSHTLVLPYVTKVLCCLLVATVIRLVKTLLLKVLASSFHVSTYFDRIQDALFNQYVIETLSGPPLVDESRMLAEVQRLQSAGINIPSELEATAMPSKPPMPAKSGRLTVNPSKRGGAGGGANKQLQKQKSDRHCDDGITIDQLHRLSQKNISAWSMKRLMKIVRYGALTTMDEQIKHATGEDELATQIHSEYEAKVAAKRIFHNVAKPHSKHIYLSDLMRFMRQEEALKAMDLFEGAQEHNRVSKRSLKNWVVSAFRERKALALTLNDTKTAVNKLHQMANVVVVVIVIALWLSILGIATSRFFVFISSQLLVAVFMFGNTLKTIFEAIVFLFVMHPFDVGDRCEVDGMQVVVEEMNIMTTIFLRYDNLKVYYPNSQLAIQPIMNYYRSPDMGDAVDFSVHVATPVEKLALMKERLMQVINHVI; translated from the exons ATGGATCCGCGGGGGAAGGGCAGCATCACGTCGCATGCGTCGGACAAGTCGTCGCGGTCGGGCTCGTTCGACTTCGAGCACGACCAGGACCCGGACCGCGaccgccgccacgacgacgccCACCGCCGCGAGGTCGTCGTCAAGATCGAGCCCGAGGCCCACGTGCCGGTGGACCTCCACGCCGGCGGCAGCCACGCCGCCAACGCGCCGGGCGCTGGCGGCGTGGCGGTGGGGGGCGTGGTCCCGGGGTCCGGGTCGGTGTCGAGCGCGTCGTCCTCGCCAGGCGGTGGGGGCAACGGCGAGTCGTTCAGCTTCAAGAACCGGCCGCCGCAGTCGCCCGCGTCTCCGGCGATGAGCGTCGGCGGGGAGGGCAGCGACGACCCGCCCACGCGTCTCATTGGCAGCTTCTTGCGCaagcaggcggcggccggcggcgagctggcgctcgacCCTGACCTGGAGATGGAGGAGATGAggaggccgccgcgcgcgcccacgTCCATGAACGCCTCCAGGGAGCTCCGCGTCTCGTTCCAAGACCCGCACAAGCGGTTCTCCccgtcgacgtcgtcggcctccacctcctcctacGCCGGCGACAGCAGGAACCAGGCTTGCAGCACAGCGGAGGCGGCCGAGGTGATCCGCTGCACGTCGATGTCCACCGGAAACAACCTGTTGGCGCGGAGCAAGACGCGTTCCCGGCTAATGgatcccccgccgccgacgatcaGTCACCCCACCGAGGCGGAGCGCAACGACCGCAAGTCGTTCGTCGGCAAGGGGCCGCCCAAGTCAGGGCAGCTCCGGTCGGGCCTCATCGGCAAGTCGGGGCTCATCGGCTTGTCAGGCCCCATCGGGAAGCCCGGCGccttcgacgacgacgacgacgacccgttCGTGGACGAgggcctcgccgccgacctcaAGCGCGACACGGTCGACTGCCTCCTCATCCTGGAATGGGTCGGCCTCATCGTCATCATGGGCGCGCTCGTCTGCAGCCTCAGCATTCGCAGCCTCGCCAACAAGAAGCTCTCGGGTCTCCACCTCTGGAAGTGGGAGCTCCTGGTGTTCGTCCTCATCTGCGGCCGCCTCGTCTCCGGCTGGGTGATCCGCATCTGCGTCTTCTTCGTGGAGCGCAACTTCCTGCTGCGGAAGAAGGTGCTCTACTTCGTCTACGGCgtgcgccgcgccgtgcgcAACGTGCTCTGGCTCGGCCTCGCGCTCATCTCGTGGCACCTCCTCTTCGATAAGGACGCCAAGCGTGATTCCCACACGCTGGTGCTCCCTTACGTCACCAAGGTGCTCTGCTgcctcctcgtcgccaccgtGATCCGCCTCGTCAAGACGCTGCTGCTCAAGGtgctcgcctcctccttccaCGTCTCCACCTACTTCGACCGGATCCAGGACGCACTCTTCAACCAGTACGTCATCGAGACGCTCTCCGGCCCGCCGCTGGTCGACGAGAGCCGCATGCTCGCCGAGGTGCAGAGGCTGCAGAGCGCCGGGATCAACATCCCCAGCGAGCTCGAAGCAACGGCCATGCCGAGCAAGCCGCCCATGCCGGCCAAGAGCGGGCGCCTCACGGTGAACCCGTCGAagcgaggaggagcaggaggtgGGGCCAACAAGCAGCTGCAGAAGCAGAAATCCGACCGCCATTGCGACGACGGGATCACGATCGACCAGCTTCACAGGCTTAGCCAGAAGAACATCTCAGCTTGGAGCATGAAGAGGTTGATGAAGATTGTTCGTTACGGGGCGCTGACCACCATGGACGAGCAGATCAAGCATGCAACCGGAGAGGACGAGCTGGCCACGCAGATACACAGCGAGTACGAGGCCAAGGTTGCTGCCAAGAGGATTTTCCACAATGTCGCCAAGCCTCACTCCAA GCACATATACTTGTCGGATTTGATGCGTTTCATGAGGCAGGAGGAAGCTCTGAAAGCAATGGATCTTTTTGAAGGCGCACAGGAGCACAACAGGGTCAGCAAGAGGTCACTCAAGAACTGGGTG GTAAGCGCGTTCAGAGAGCGCAAAGCTCTTGCTCTAACGCTCAACGACACAAAAACTGCAGTGAACAAGCTCCACCAGATGGCCAATGTTGTTGTTGTGGTTATTGTGATTGCACTATGGCTTTCCATTCTAGGGATCGCGACGTCACGCTTCTTCGTCTTCATCAGCTCGCAGCTTCTTGTTGCGGTTTTCATGTTTGGCAACACTCTGAAGACCATCTTTGAGGCGATTGTGTTCTTGTTTGTGATGCATCCTTTTGATGTTGGCGATCGTTGTGAAGTTGATGGGATGCAG GTAGTCGTCGAGGAAATGAACATCATGACGACAATCTTCCTCCGATACGACAACCTGAAGGTCTATTATCCGAACAGCCAGCTCGCCATCCAACCAATCATGAATTACTACAGGAGTCCTGATATGGGAGATGCAGTCGATTTCTCTGTTCATGTCGCTACGCCTGTGGAGAAACTGGCCCTGATGAAGGAAAGACTAATGCA GGTTATCAATCATGTCATTTGA
- the LOC107277016 gene encoding protein IQ-DOMAIN 21: MNMARSNLLCCLGTRREDNARQRQTRPTPRPRLRRLMSGMKRVFGRSPPCGQTAVAPDSGIVVVEPRRQTAARRVGKGARDGGVNNREEISREEAAAATIQAGFRGHLARRAFRALRSLVKLQALARGSYVRKQAGVAIRFMKVLVRLQVRVRARQLLHRSKDQ; the protein is encoded by the exons ATGAACATGGCCAGGAGCAACCTCCTCTGCTGCCTCGGCACGCGGCGTGAAGATAATGCTCGGCAACGCCAGACGCGGCCCACGCCTCGGCCTCGCCTACGCCGGTTGATGAGCGGGATGAAGCGTGTCTTCGGTCGGTCTCCTCCGTGCGGCCAGACGGCCGTGGCACCCGACTccggcatcgtcgtcgtcgaaccAAGGCGTCAGACGGCTGCGCGTCGTGTGGGGAAAGGAGCGCGCGACGGAGGTGTCAACAACCGTGAGGAGATCTCAAgagaggaggccgcggcggccacCATCCAGGCCGGCTTCCGCGGTCACCTG GCGAGGCGGGCGTTTCGCGCGCTGAGGAGCCTGGTGAAGCTGCAGGCGCTCGCGCGGGGCTCGTACGTGCGGAAGCAGGCGGGCGTCGCCATCCGGTTCATGAAGGTGCTCGTGCGGCTTCAGGTACGCGTCCGCGCCCGGCAACTTCTCCACAGGTCCAAGGATCAGTAG
- the LOC4336656 gene encoding uncharacterized protein, which produces MDAMTKQEILLEKKRVITVQGRDKAGRPIVRIVGKNFPARELGGGGHAEAALKGYVRRRVTPAIGDAEFVVVYMHSGVDRRENFPGVGAVRTAYESMPAAVRERLHAVYFLHPGLQSRLFFSTLGRFLFSSGLYGKLRYVSRLEYLWAHVRKGELDVPEAVRRHDDELEQRPLMDYGIEASERCGVFDAASMDTTASLHSLRCAS; this is translated from the exons ATGGACGCCATGACCAAGCAGGAGATTTTGCTCGAGAAGAAGCGGGTGATCACCGTCCAGGGCCGCGAcaaggccggccggcccatcGTCCGCATCGTCGGCAAGAACTTCCCTG CGCGggagctgggcggcggcgggcacgcggaggcggcgctgaaGGGGTACGTGCGGAGGCGGGTGACGCCGGCGATCGGGGACGCGGAGTTCGTGGTGGTGTACATGCACTCCGGCGTGGATCGCCGCGAGAACTTCCCCGGCGTCGGCGCGGTCCGGACGGCGTACGAGTCCATGCCGGCGGCTGTCAGGGAGAGGCTACACGCCGTGTACTTCCTTCACCCGGGGCTCCAGTCCCGCCTCTTCTTCTCCACCCTTGGCCGGTTCCTCTTCAGCTCAGG atTGTATGGGAAGCTGAGGTACGTGAGCCGGTTGGAGTACCTGTGGGCGCACGTGCGCAAGGGGGAGCTGGACGTCCCGGAGGCGGTGCGCCGgcacgacgacgagctcgagcaaCGGCCGCTCATGGACTACGGCATCGAGGCGAGCGAACGGTGCGGCGTGTTCGACGCCGCGTCCATGGACACCACCGCGTCACTGCATTCGCTGCGCTGCGCCTCCTAG